The following proteins come from a genomic window of Enterobacter chengduensis:
- a CDS encoding pyridoxal phosphate-dependent aminotransferase, whose amino-acid sequence MSNNALIPQSKLPNLGTTIFTQMSALAQQHNAINLSQGFPDFDGPAYLQARLAYHVAQGANQYAPMTGVQALREAIADKTAELYGHKPDANSDITVTAGATEALYAAITALVRAGDEVICFDPSYDSYAPAVELSGGVVKRVALRPPHFRPDWQAFAALLSDKTRLVILNTPHNPSATVWQKADFAALWQAIAEREIYVLSDEVYEHICFAEEGHASVLAHPQLRERAIAVSSFGKTYHMTGWKVGYCVAPAAISAELRKVHQYLTFAVNTPAQLALADMLRAEPQHYRELPHFYRHRRDLFVSALSQSRLELLPSEGTYFLLADYSAISDLDDVSFCQWLTEEVGVAAIPLSVFCADPFPHKLIRLCFAKQESTLLAAAERLSAL is encoded by the coding sequence ATGAGCAATAACGCTTTGATTCCGCAGAGTAAACTTCCCAATCTCGGGACCACCATCTTTACGCAGATGAGCGCCCTGGCGCAGCAGCACAACGCCATTAACCTGTCTCAGGGGTTCCCGGATTTCGACGGCCCGGCGTATCTGCAGGCGCGTCTGGCTTACCACGTGGCGCAGGGAGCGAATCAGTATGCGCCGATGACGGGCGTGCAGGCGCTGCGGGAAGCCATTGCGGACAAAACGGCGGAGCTGTATGGCCATAAGCCCGATGCGAACAGCGACATCACGGTGACGGCAGGGGCGACCGAAGCGCTGTATGCGGCCATCACCGCGCTGGTGCGTGCGGGCGATGAAGTCATCTGCTTTGACCCGAGCTACGACAGCTATGCGCCTGCGGTTGAACTCTCCGGCGGCGTGGTGAAGCGCGTGGCGTTACGGCCGCCGCATTTCCGCCCGGACTGGCAGGCGTTTGCCGCGCTGCTGAGTGATAAAACCCGCCTGGTGATTCTGAATACGCCGCATAACCCGTCCGCGACGGTGTGGCAAAAAGCCGATTTTGCCGCGCTGTGGCAGGCGATTGCCGAACGGGAAATTTACGTCCTGAGCGATGAAGTCTACGAGCACATTTGCTTTGCTGAGGAAGGGCACGCCAGCGTGCTGGCCCATCCCCAGCTTCGCGAGCGCGCTATCGCCGTCTCTTCGTTTGGTAAGACCTACCATATGACCGGCTGGAAGGTAGGGTACTGCGTGGCTCCGGCGGCCATTAGCGCTGAGCTGCGCAAGGTGCATCAGTACCTGACCTTTGCCGTGAACACACCGGCTCAGCTGGCGCTGGCGGATATGCTGCGTGCAGAACCTCAGCATTACCGCGAGCTGCCGCATTTCTATCGCCATCGCCGGGATCTGTTTGTGTCCGCGCTGAGCCAAAGCCGTCTGGAGCTTTTGCCTTCGGAAGGGACCTACTTTCTGCTGGCGGACTACAGCGCCATTTCCGATCTGGATGACGTCAGCTTCTGCCAGTGGCTAACCGAAGAGGTGGGCGTTGCGGCAATTCCGCTCTCTGTTTTTTGCGCCGATCCCTTCCCGCATAAGCTGATTCGTCTCTGCTTTGCGAAACAGGAATCGACGCTGCTGGCGGCGGCGGAGCGCCTTAGCGCGCTCTGA
- a CDS encoding IbrB-like domain-containing protein: MQQRLIKEMERYLQSLPEENRIEAINAFRQAIHENSPFREQPVDCVLWIKQDEITANDYNPNNVAPPEKRLLCKSLEIDGFTQPIVVTENDARHYEIVDGFHRHEIGSHRAVLKRQLKGYLPVTCLRKARQKKLDRMAATIRHNRARGRHQINAMSDIVRELAQLGWNDEKIGKELGMDRDEVLRLKQISGLLELFADRRYSEAWTVK, translated from the coding sequence ATGCAACAACGATTGATTAAAGAAATGGAGCGCTATCTTCAGTCTCTTCCCGAAGAAAATCGCATTGAAGCCATCAATGCCTTTCGCCAGGCCATCCATGAAAACAGCCCTTTTCGCGAGCAGCCCGTCGACTGCGTGCTGTGGATAAAGCAGGATGAGATTACCGCAAATGATTATAACCCCAATAACGTCGCGCCGCCGGAAAAGCGGCTGCTCTGTAAATCACTTGAGATAGATGGCTTCACGCAGCCCATCGTGGTGACGGAGAACGATGCCCGGCATTATGAAATCGTCGACGGCTTTCATCGTCACGAGATTGGTTCACACCGGGCGGTACTAAAGCGCCAGCTGAAAGGTTACCTGCCGGTGACCTGCCTGCGCAAAGCGCGGCAGAAAAAGCTCGACCGGATGGCGGCAACCATCCGCCATAACCGGGCGAGAGGCCGACACCAGATTAACGCGATGTCCGATATCGTCCGCGAACTGGCTCAGCTTGGCTGGAATGACGAGAAAATCGGCAAAGAACTGGGTATGGACCGCGACGAGGTCCTTCGACTCAAGCAGATCAGCGGTCTGCTGGAACTCTTTGCAGACCGTCGTTACTCCGAAGCCTGGACGGTAAAATAA
- a CDS encoding phosphoadenosine phosphosulfate reductase, with protein sequence MSMYKYPLNQNVLEAAIERITWTLENLPRVCVSFSGGKDSTVMLHLTAQQARKMGKKISLLFIDWEVQFTYTIQHINNMVAEYADVIEQCWWVALPLTTQNGLTQFNPEWQCWEPGKQWVRQPPAGAITDPDDFDFYQPGMTFEAFVRAFSDWFAANRPAAMMVGIRADESYNRFLSIANARKRRFADDKPWTSASPGGHAWYIYPLYDWKTADIWTWFAKTGGCYNPLYDLMFQAGVPPRYMRICEPFGPEQRQGLWLYHIVEPERWAAMCERVSGVHSGGIYAGQDNHFYGHRKILKPDALSWREYAMLLLDSMPQTTAEHYRNKIAVYLHWYQKRGMDDIPDAQEADIGTKDIPSWRRVCKVLLNNDYWCRALSFSPNKPKHYQRYSERIKSKRKEWGILCNND encoded by the coding sequence ATGTCAATGTATAAGTATCCGCTTAATCAAAATGTCCTTGAGGCCGCGATAGAGCGCATTACATGGACGCTTGAGAATCTACCCAGAGTTTGTGTTTCATTTTCAGGCGGGAAGGATTCAACCGTTATGCTGCATTTGACGGCCCAACAGGCCCGAAAAATGGGAAAGAAAATCTCTCTGCTCTTTATCGACTGGGAAGTACAGTTCACTTATACCATTCAGCATATAAATAACATGGTGGCGGAATACGCCGATGTGATTGAGCAATGCTGGTGGGTTGCGCTACCGCTCACCACGCAAAATGGCCTTACGCAATTTAACCCCGAATGGCAGTGCTGGGAGCCAGGTAAACAATGGGTGCGCCAGCCGCCCGCAGGGGCCATTACCGATCCTGATGACTTCGATTTCTACCAGCCTGGCATGACGTTTGAAGCCTTTGTCCGCGCGTTTTCAGACTGGTTTGCCGCAAACCGCCCGGCGGCAATGATGGTCGGCATTCGCGCCGATGAATCCTACAATCGTTTTTTGTCTATCGCTAACGCGCGTAAGCGGCGCTTTGCCGATGACAAACCCTGGACCAGCGCCTCCCCGGGCGGCCACGCCTGGTATATCTATCCCCTTTACGACTGGAAGACCGCCGACATCTGGACATGGTTCGCTAAAACGGGCGGATGCTACAACCCTCTTTACGATCTGATGTTCCAGGCAGGCGTTCCACCACGCTACATGCGCATTTGTGAGCCGTTTGGCCCGGAACAGCGCCAGGGACTGTGGCTTTATCATATTGTTGAGCCCGAACGCTGGGCGGCGATGTGCGAGCGGGTAAGCGGCGTGCACAGCGGAGGGATCTATGCAGGTCAGGACAATCACTTTTATGGCCACCGTAAAATCCTTAAACCCGACGCGCTCAGCTGGCGCGAATACGCCATGCTGCTTCTCGACAGCATGCCGCAAACGACGGCAGAGCATTACCGCAATAAAATTGCAGTGTACCTGCACTGGTATCAAAAGAGAGGCATGGATGATATCCCCGACGCCCAGGAGGCCGACATCGGGACAAAAGATATTCCGTCCTGGCGACGGGTGTGCAAGGTATTACTCAACAATGACTACTGGTGTCGTGCCCTTTCATTCAGTCCTAACAAACCAAAGCACTATCAACGTTACAGCGAACGGATAAAGTCAAAACGTAAGGAATGGGGGATCTTATGCAACAACGATTGA